A single region of the Dehalococcoidia bacterium genome encodes:
- a CDS encoding ABC transporter permease, which produces MTGYIIRRTLSTIPVILVVALVVFAILRLAPGDPAAILAGTGGAEVDPAVVEKIRKQLGLDQPLHVQLYRYFSDLARGDLGQSLLSKHNVSDLIRARVVPTLSLTIMTELIALVLAIPLGVLAAWKADSWIDRTVMVIATLGFSMPVFWLGFLMIFFFAVQLDFFPAAGYSPPSEGIGPFLHRLIMPAFATGVIVMALITRMTRATMLETLREDYVRTARAKGLTERTVLIRHALRNAALPIVTVIGLGFAALLSGLVVTESVFAVPGLGRLLLNAILARDYPIIQGTILLISGVYVIINLFIDISYAYFDPRIRY; this is translated from the coding sequence ATGACCGGATACATCATCAGGCGCACCTTGTCGACCATCCCCGTAATCTTGGTTGTCGCACTCGTTGTCTTCGCTATTCTGCGTCTCGCCCCAGGGGACCCCGCCGCAATCCTGGCGGGAACTGGCGGAGCAGAAGTAGATCCCGCGGTAGTTGAGAAGATCCGGAAGCAGCTGGGGCTGGACCAGCCGTTGCATGTTCAGCTATATCGGTACTTCAGTGACCTGGCAAGGGGAGACCTGGGTCAATCGCTACTCTCCAAGCACAACGTCTCTGACCTCATAAGGGCGAGGGTGGTACCAACACTCTCGCTCACGATTATGACCGAGCTAATTGCCTTGGTTTTGGCAATTCCTTTGGGAGTGCTGGCCGCCTGGAAGGCCGACTCTTGGATTGACCGCACTGTCATGGTCATTGCCACTCTTGGATTCTCGATGCCCGTCTTCTGGCTGGGTTTCTTGATGATCTTCTTCTTCGCCGTCCAATTGGACTTCTTTCCCGCTGCCGGCTACAGCCCGCCTTCTGAGGGGATCGGCCCGTTTCTACACAGGCTGATAATGCCGGCTTTCGCCACCGGGGTCATAGTAATGGCGTTGATTACGAGGATGACGCGCGCGACCATGCTGGAGACTTTAAGGGAAGACTACGTTCGCACTGCCAGGGCGAAGGGCCTGACAGAACGCACTGTTCTCATTCGCCACGCGCTGAGAAACGCCGCACTTCCCATCGTAACGGTAATTGGACTTGGATTCGCCGCTCTCCTAAGCGGCCTGGTTGTCACTGAAAGTGTGTTTGCGGTCCCTGGTCTGGGGCGTCTGCTACTAAACGCCATCCTCGCCAGGGACTATCCCATTATCCAGGGCACGATTCTGCTGATCTCAGGTGTCTACGTGATCATCAACTTGTTCATTGACATTTCATACGCATACTTCGATCCAAGGATCAGGTACTGA
- a CDS encoding LysR family transcriptional regulator — MSEINFHRLFIFHTVARLGSFTRAASELGISQPAVSIQVKELERSLDTTLLIRMRSGVSLTDTGETVYDYTRRIFTLADEMTNAIQDLTGLESGRLTIGSSTTPGEYILPFAIGKFRERYPKVEVSLAISNTRNVIDQILSRELDLGMAGAPVDIRGLASFLYVNDEVVLVTAPTHPLARRRSLKVQDVVDEAFLMRETGSATRRAAEEHFSSMGARVRVVMELGSNEAVKRAASAELGVGVVSKFSVGPDVAAGYLKVLSVQGWRCERPLTVFYRDDTHISAVQRAFLSVLRVDKPLPPAI; from the coding sequence ATGTCTGAGATCAACTTCCATCGCCTATTCATCTTTCACACAGTCGCAAGGCTTGGCAGTTTTACGCGGGCCGCCAGCGAGCTGGGCATCAGTCAGCCTGCGGTTTCGATTCAAGTGAAAGAGCTTGAACGCAGTCTTGATACGACTCTGCTAATCAGGATGCGCTCCGGAGTCAGTCTCACCGATACTGGTGAGACTGTCTACGACTACACGCGTCGAATCTTCACTCTGGCTGACGAGATGACTAATGCCATCCAGGATCTCACAGGTCTTGAGTCAGGTAGGTTGACAATAGGGTCCTCGACGACTCCTGGCGAGTATATTCTCCCATTTGCGATTGGTAAGTTCCGAGAGCGCTATCCAAAGGTGGAGGTGTCGCTGGCGATTTCCAACACCAGGAACGTCATCGATCAGATACTCAGCCGTGAATTGGACCTCGGCATGGCCGGCGCACCTGTCGACATCAGGGGACTGGCGTCTTTCTTATACGTGAATGACGAGGTTGTGCTGGTCACTGCGCCAACTCACCCGCTTGCCCGCCGCCGCAGCCTGAAGGTCCAGGATGTAGTTGATGAGGCTTTCCTCATGCGAGAGACGGGTTCCGCAACCCGGCGCGCCGCTGAGGAACATTTCTCGTCCATGGGTGCCCGGGTCCGTGTGGTCATGGAGCTTGGCAGTAACGAGGCCGTCAAGAGGGCGGCGTCAGCTGAGCTTGGAGTCGGAGTGGTGTCGAAATTCTCCGTCGGCCCGGATGTCGCTGCAGGCTACCTGAAGGTGCTCTCGGTCCAGGGCTGGAGATGTGAACGACCCCTGACTGTCTTCTACCGGGATGACACTCACATTTCGGCGGTCCAGCGCGCGTTCCTCTCCGTGCTGAGGGTAGACAAACCCCTCCCGCCAGCTATCTGA
- a CDS encoding LamB/YcsF family protein: MGSQIDFNCDMGESFGMYKMGLDEEVIKYITSANIACGFHAGDPTWMRTTVALAEEQGVAIGAHPSFPDLAGFGRRNMIVSPDEARNDVIYQMGALQAFTSAGKLQHVKPHGAMYNMAVDDETLARAICDAVLEVDEDVALLALAGSSWIGIAQEMGLRVGREIFADRALNPDGTLVSRSQPGSVIHDTSEVVERSLQMVTEGTARAINGDIIDVEADSLCLHGDTPGAVEMAKALKEALESEGVLIKPLAELV; the protein is encoded by the coding sequence ATGGGAAGCCAGATAGACTTCAACTGCGACATGGGCGAGAGTTTCGGCATGTACAAGATGGGATTGGATGAAGAAGTCATCAAGTACATCACATCCGCCAACATCGCGTGCGGATTTCATGCGGGCGATCCCACCTGGATGCGCACGACAGTGGCACTGGCGGAAGAGCAAGGAGTGGCCATCGGAGCGCATCCGAGCTTTCCCGACCTCGCCGGATTCGGCAGGCGGAACATGATCGTATCCCCTGACGAGGCGCGCAATGACGTCATCTACCAGATGGGTGCGCTCCAGGCGTTCACCAGCGCGGGCAAGCTCCAGCACGTCAAGCCGCACGGCGCCATGTACAACATGGCAGTCGACGACGAGACCCTGGCGAGAGCGATCTGCGATGCGGTGCTCGAAGTGGACGAGGATGTCGCGCTCCTGGCGCTTGCTGGCTCTTCATGGATTGGGATTGCCCAGGAAATGGGCCTTCGAGTCGGGCGCGAGATATTCGCCGACCGAGCTCTGAATCCTGATGGAACGCTGGTATCCAGATCCCAACCCGGTTCCGTGATCCACGACACCTCTGAAGTTGTAGAGCGCAGCCTTCAGATGGTTACCGAAGGAACTGCGCGCGCCATCAATGGAGACATCATCGATGTCGAGGCGGACAGCCTGTGCCTGCATGGCGATACTCCTGGGGCCGTTGAAATGGCCAAGGCCCTCAAAGAGGCACTGGAGTCCGAGGGCGTACTGATCAAGCCCCTTGCCGAGCTGGTGTAG
- the pxpB gene encoding 5-oxoprolinase subunit PxpB → MRFLPAGDQAVVVEFGSVIDPEINALVHRAAAAIDASDIDGVLEMVPTYRSLLVYYDPLEVSLHELQEQISGLAIVADEIRDEFRIVEIPTLYGGEHGPDLEFVAQNAGMAESEVIALHSGTDYLVYTMGFSPGFPYLGGLDMRLHTPRLPSPRTLIPAGSVGIAETQTGVYPVASPGGWRLIGRSPLRLFDPLASPPTVINAGDRVRFVPLDDEAAYDDIDRQVKEGTYSAITRVGR, encoded by the coding sequence ATCCGGTTTCTTCCTGCGGGGGACCAGGCTGTCGTGGTCGAATTCGGGTCGGTCATTGACCCGGAGATCAATGCGCTGGTGCACAGGGCGGCCGCTGCCATTGATGCATCTGACATCGATGGCGTACTTGAGATGGTGCCGACTTACCGCTCGCTTCTCGTCTATTACGATCCGCTGGAAGTGTCGCTACATGAGCTCCAGGAGCAAATATCCGGGCTGGCGATTGTCGCCGACGAAATTCGGGACGAATTCCGGATAGTCGAGATACCTACCCTTTACGGGGGCGAGCACGGGCCAGACCTGGAATTCGTGGCCCAGAACGCAGGGATGGCGGAGTCGGAGGTCATCGCGCTGCACTCTGGCACCGACTACCTGGTCTATACAATGGGGTTCAGTCCTGGATTCCCATACCTGGGCGGGCTGGACATGAGGCTGCACACGCCCCGGCTCCCGTCACCCCGCACACTAATTCCGGCCGGTTCTGTTGGGATTGCTGAGACGCAGACTGGTGTCTATCCCGTTGCAAGTCCGGGTGGCTGGAGGCTAATAGGTCGATCTCCTCTCAGGCTGTTCGATCCACTTGCGAGCCCTCCGACCGTTATAAATGCAGGAGATAGGGTGAGATTCGTGCCCCTGGATGACGAAGCCGCGTATGATGACATAGACCGGCAAGTCAAGGAAGGTACCTACTCAGCCATAACGAGGGTCGGACGATGA
- a CDS encoding biotin-dependent carboxyltransferase family protein gives MSSQSIELISAGLLTTVQDLGRRGYQRYGIPVCGALDPVSLRIANVLVGNPEGEACLEITALGPTIRFISDSVVALVGADFKIDLDGREVRTWESVEVSAGSILSIGAASDGLRAYLAIAGGIDVPPVMNSRSTDLKGVFGGFEGRPLQDGDSLPVGDSPHVADWSQRGLPAGISRQPTFGQEFQIRVVLGPQDGEFTQTGIDTMLTSEYTVSVDSDRMGYRLEGAEITHERGPDIVSDGTALGSVQVPGSGQPIILLADRGTTGGYTKIATVIAPDIGLLSQALPGAKVRFTAVSVEEAHEAQREQESMIREIKSHVDLDLTGAVSVRSEGSEVRVVDESGGRIAVPDVTGSRTSTRTISTIADGEEFEFELTTAFQ, from the coding sequence ATGAGCAGCCAGTCTATCGAACTGATTTCGGCTGGTCTGCTGACGACGGTCCAGGACCTTGGGCGGAGAGGATACCAGCGATATGGAATTCCCGTTTGCGGCGCACTTGATCCCGTGTCGCTTCGTATCGCAAACGTGCTGGTCGGCAATCCCGAAGGCGAAGCCTGCCTGGAGATTACGGCCCTGGGACCTACGATCAGGTTCATTTCAGACAGCGTAGTTGCCCTGGTCGGAGCGGACTTCAAGATCGACCTTGATGGTCGCGAAGTGCGAACGTGGGAGTCGGTAGAGGTCTCCGCGGGCTCAATCTTGAGCATCGGTGCGGCTTCAGACGGCTTGCGCGCCTACCTCGCTATTGCCGGGGGAATAGATGTCCCACCAGTGATGAACAGTAGGTCTACGGACCTCAAAGGTGTGTTCGGAGGATTCGAAGGACGGCCTCTCCAAGATGGAGACTCGCTGCCAGTGGGAGACTCTCCCCATGTGGCGGACTGGTCTCAAAGAGGCCTGCCGGCTGGAATCAGCAGACAGCCCACGTTCGGGCAGGAGTTTCAGATCAGGGTGGTGTTGGGCCCACAGGATGGCGAATTCACTCAGACTGGCATAGATACAATGCTGACGTCCGAGTACACGGTCAGCGTAGACTCCGACAGGATGGGCTACCGGCTGGAAGGTGCGGAGATAACCCATGAACGTGGACCTGACATAGTTTCTGACGGCACCGCCCTGGGTTCTGTACAGGTACCCGGCAGCGGGCAGCCGATCATTCTGCTCGCCGACAGGGGCACCACGGGCGGTTACACGAAGATCGCCACTGTTATTGCACCGGACATTGGACTGCTTTCGCAGGCGCTGCCAGGTGCGAAGGTCCGTTTCACGGCGGTTTCTGTCGAAGAGGCCCACGAGGCGCAGCGCGAGCAGGAATCGATGATTCGGGAGATCAAGTCCCACGTGGATCTGGACCTGACAGGTGCTGTCTCGGTCAGGTCTGAAGGCAGCGAAGTTCGGGTAGTTGACGAGAGCGGCGGCAGAATCGCCGTCCCAGACGTGACAGGATCCAGAACATCCACGCGCACGATATCGACGATTGCAGATGGTGAAGAGTTCGAATTCGAACTCACTACAGCGTTCCAGTAG